The following is a genomic window from Leptotrichia trevisanii DSM 22070.
TCCCTAAGCTCCTTTGTAGGCGTAATTTCCTTTGCCCAGTAATCAATTTTGATATCTTCTTTTTTTATCCCCCTTGCCCATAACCTGTCTACAAATACTCTAAAGCCATCAGTTTCTTTCGTTTTTTCATAAATTCTTTTCCAATTTAGTTTATTCATTTTTAATCTTTCCTTTTTTGAATTTATATTTTTTATAATTATATCATATTTTCTAGAAAAATACTTTTAAATTTTGTAATGAGTTCAAATTGCTATATAAAAAATAATGGTTAATTTTTTTTAATTTTCATAGTAAAATCTTCTAAATTATTACTTAAATTTTATATCAATATAATTAACTATTTTTGCTAAATGTATAATAAAATCACTTTAAAACAGAATTCAAAAGGTATGATTATTCTATAAGGAGTCTAAGGATATTTTTATTAATAATATGATATTAAAGGAGTTCGAGCAGTTTCACAGGTTAATAATACAAATAATAAATATTTATTTTATATAATCAGGAATACTTGAAAAGCATAATAAATTGAGTTAAACAAGTTTTATCAAGAAATTTACAAATGAAAAACTAATAAGAAAATGTTATAATATCCTTTAGAAAAAATTATTAGATATGAAAAGAGGAAAGAAAAGTAAAATGGGAAAAAAAGTAAAAATTGGAAAAAAAAGTAAAAAAATAATATTTTTTATGGCGTTTTTAGCTGTATCAGCATTTTCATTTGCCAAAGGGGAAGATTATCACGATTATAAAGCATTGTTAATTGGAGATGTCAATGGAAATATTATAAAGGAAGACAACAGTTCAGCAGTTCGTCCATTAGCATCGGTTACTAAAATTATGACATCAATATTGACGCTGGATAAAATAAAAAGTGGGCAGATTTCATATGATGATAAAGTAACAGTTTCATCTAAAGCCGCATCAGTTCCATACGGAATAAAATTAACGGCTGGAAAGCAGTATACAGTAAGGGATCTATTAAAAGCAACAATTATTAAATCGTCAAATAATGCAGCCTATGCTCTTGCTGAATATGTTGGAGGAGATGTTTCAAATTTTGTACGTTCAATGAATGAAAAGGCCAGAAGTTATGGATTAAATTCACTTAGATATTGTTCTCCAAACGGATTGCCACCTAGCTATACAGGTTCATGTATGGATCAGGGAAATGCACGTGACTTGTACAAGCTGGCTCAGATAACATTAAAAGATTACAGTGAATATCTAAACTTTTCAAAAAATAAAACTGATTATGTAGATAATGGAAATACAAAAGTAACTTCAACAAATACGCTTTTAGGAAATGTGCTTGGAGTAGATGGAATAAAAACAGGTTATCACAATGCAGCAGGTTCTAACATTGTTTTAACGGCAAATAGGGGAAATGATAGAATGATTGCTATCATTTTAGGTTCAAACAGGGCCAAAGACAGAAATGCAATAGGAACAAAAGAAATAAATGATTATTATGCAAATGGCTATGCAAGAAAAACAAATGCAAATACTAATACTAATACTAATACTAATACTAATTACACTACTAATAATAACACAGCTGCTAATAATAATTACAATACTGAAAATAATGGAAATACACAAAAAGTTAATAAAATAGAACAATTCTTCAATATGATTTTTAGAAAGAATAACAATGAAAATTCAGCTAAAAAAATGAAAATTATAAGTAAAAGTGATGTGGTAGCAACAGCAACAATAGGAAGTAATAAATACAACTTATATCCAACCAAAGATGTTGAAATAACGGCTACTCAACGTCCTAACTTAAATTACACAGTAAATTTAAATTCAGGAATCACTAAAAAAAGTGTTGGAAAAGTTGTAGGTACATATGTTGCAACTGATGGAACATTAACCTACAGCGGAGAATTAATTATGAAATAAAGTAAATTAAAGTAAAAAAGAGCTGTTTTTTAACGGCTCAATTTTATTGCTTAATTAATAATTTTAGAAATAACAATTGTGTAGAAAGACTAATTAACAGTTGCATCTAAACCAGCATAAGCGACTATTTTCTTATCACTGGATCGCCTAGTTCAGCGAGTATGACAGCTCCTGTT
Proteins encoded in this region:
- a CDS encoding D-alanyl-D-alanine carboxypeptidase family protein, with amino-acid sequence MGKKVKIGKKSKKIIFFMAFLAVSAFSFAKGEDYHDYKALLIGDVNGNIIKEDNSSAVRPLASVTKIMTSILTLDKIKSGQISYDDKVTVSSKAASVPYGIKLTAGKQYTVRDLLKATIIKSSNNAAYALAEYVGGDVSNFVRSMNEKARSYGLNSLRYCSPNGLPPSYTGSCMDQGNARDLYKLAQITLKDYSEYLNFSKNKTDYVDNGNTKVTSTNTLLGNVLGVDGIKTGYHNAAGSNIVLTANRGNDRMIAIILGSNRAKDRNAIGTKEINDYYANGYARKTNANTNTNTNTNTNYTTNNNTAANNNYNTENNGNTQKVNKIEQFFNMIFRKNNNENSAKKMKIISKSDVVATATIGSNKYNLYPTKDVEITATQRPNLNYTVNLNSGITKKSVGKVVGTYVATDGTLTYSGELIMK